In Myxococcus stipitatus, the following are encoded in one genomic region:
- a CDS encoding helix-turn-helix domain-containing protein → MARKRDDDSKTNCAVEAALGVIGGRWKGVVLYWLLKGTHRFGELRKRLPNCSQRMLTLQLRELEEDGLVKRTVYPEVPPRVEYELTPFGRSLEPVLLGLRDWGEKYKRRLQRAA, encoded by the coding sequence ATGGCTCGAAAGCGTGACGATGATTCGAAGACGAACTGCGCGGTGGAGGCCGCTCTCGGCGTCATCGGTGGGCGCTGGAAGGGGGTGGTGCTGTACTGGCTGCTGAAGGGCACGCACCGCTTCGGTGAGCTGCGCAAGCGGCTGCCGAACTGCAGCCAGCGCATGCTCACGCTCCAACTGCGGGAGCTCGAGGAGGACGGGCTCGTCAAGCGCACCGTCTATCCGGAGGTGCCGCCTCGCGTGGAGTATGAGCTCACGCCCTTCGGACGCTCCCTGGAGCCGGTGCTGCTGGGCCTGCGGGACTGGGGCGAGAAGTACAAGCGCCGCCTGCAACGCGCGGCGTGA
- a CDS encoding NAD(P)H-dependent oxidoreductase, protein MNVLIVYAHPEPRSLNGALKDLAVSRLTSLGHQVRVSDLYAMDWKATASADDFLNHPEHERLVYTRASKRAFTGGTQSADIAAEQEKLLWAQAVIFQFPLWWFSMPAILKGWVDRVFAYGFAYGVGAHGGERWGDRYGEGTLTGRRAMLSVTIGGRAPHYTERGVNGALDDLLFPIQHGIIYYPGMEALPPFSLYMSDRLTPEQWPSVAEAYKARLEGLFTEAPIPFRRQNGGHYDTQQVLKPGLGTGASGTRIHLLQPGEPDQAPLAATGS, encoded by the coding sequence ATGAACGTCCTGATTGTCTACGCCCACCCCGAGCCCCGGTCCCTCAACGGCGCACTGAAGGACCTGGCGGTGAGCCGCCTCACCTCGCTCGGGCATCAAGTGCGCGTCTCGGACCTCTACGCCATGGACTGGAAGGCCACGGCCAGCGCGGACGACTTCCTGAATCACCCCGAACACGAGCGGCTGGTCTACACCCGGGCCTCGAAGAGAGCCTTCACGGGAGGCACTCAGAGCGCGGACATCGCCGCCGAGCAAGAGAAGCTGCTCTGGGCCCAGGCCGTCATCTTCCAGTTCCCGCTGTGGTGGTTCTCGATGCCGGCCATCCTGAAGGGCTGGGTCGACCGGGTCTTCGCCTATGGGTTCGCCTACGGCGTGGGCGCGCATGGAGGTGAGCGATGGGGAGACCGCTACGGCGAAGGCACCCTCACGGGTCGGCGGGCCATGCTCTCCGTCACCATCGGCGGCCGGGCCCCGCACTACACCGAGCGCGGCGTCAACGGCGCTCTCGACGACCTGCTCTTCCCCATCCAGCACGGCATCATCTACTACCCCGGGATGGAGGCACTCCCACCTTTCAGCCTCTACATGTCCGACCGCCTCACGCCCGAGCAGTGGCCCTCCGTGGCGGAGGCCTACAAGGCGCGACTGGAGGGCTTGTTCACGGAGGCCCCCATTCCGTTCCGGCGGCAGAACGGCGGGCACTACGACACCCAGCAGGTCCTCAAGCCCGGCCTCGGCACGGGTGCCTCGGGCACCCGCATCCACCTGCTTCAGCCCGGGGAGCCGGACCAGGCGCCGCTCGCGGCGACAGGCTCGTGA
- a CDS encoding class I SAM-dependent methyltransferase, giving the protein MSKKQNVEVENTAARVALWRALHVQADAPPHVFEDETGLALVAPEAGWQGRPDMSPFTRPFRASIVARARFIEDLVEEQAARGVAQYVILGAGLDTFAQRKPQLASRMRVFEVDQPGPQEWKRQRLQALGLGVPPFLSLVPVDFEAGDNWWERLLGAGFDASRPAVVASTGVSMYLTKETILATLRQVASLAPGSVLAMTFMLPIEMTDPELRPGIQRAAEGAKASGTPFISFFAPEEMLALAREAGFRDVRHVSAANLAERYFAGRSDGLRPPNNSEEFLVATT; this is encoded by the coding sequence ATGTCGAAGAAACAGAACGTCGAGGTGGAGAACACGGCGGCGCGTGTGGCGCTGTGGCGAGCGCTGCACGTCCAGGCCGATGCGCCGCCGCATGTGTTCGAAGACGAGACGGGCCTCGCGCTCGTGGCTCCTGAGGCGGGGTGGCAGGGGCGTCCGGACATGAGCCCGTTCACGCGGCCCTTCCGTGCGTCCATCGTGGCGCGTGCGCGCTTCATCGAGGACCTGGTCGAGGAGCAGGCCGCGCGAGGTGTCGCGCAGTACGTCATCCTCGGAGCGGGCCTGGACACCTTCGCGCAGCGCAAGCCGCAGCTCGCCTCCCGCATGCGGGTCTTCGAGGTGGATCAACCGGGCCCTCAAGAGTGGAAGCGCCAGCGGCTTCAGGCGCTGGGCCTGGGCGTCCCGCCGTTCCTGAGTCTCGTGCCGGTGGACTTCGAGGCGGGTGACAACTGGTGGGAGCGGCTGCTGGGGGCGGGCTTCGATGCCTCGAGGCCGGCGGTGGTGGCCTCCACGGGCGTCAGCATGTACCTCACGAAGGAGACCATCCTGGCGACGCTGCGTCAGGTCGCATCGCTCGCGCCGGGGTCGGTGCTCGCCATGACGTTCATGCTCCCCATCGAGATGACGGACCCCGAGCTGCGCCCCGGGATTCAGCGAGCCGCCGAAGGGGCGAAGGCGAGTGGCACGCCCTTCATCAGCTTCTTCGCCCCGGAGGAGATGCTCGCGCTGGCGCGTGAAGCGGGGTTCCGTGACGTCAGGCACGTCTCGGCGGCGAACCTGGCCGAGCGCTACTTCGCGGGCCGGAGCGACGGCCTCCGGCCGCCGAACAACTCCGAGGAGTTCCTGGTCGCGACGACGTAG
- a CDS encoding helix-turn-helix domain-containing protein, which yields MKSPGNGKMTMSYEDCVAMREILSLIGDKWSVMVIVNLSEAAVRFSDLKRAIEGISQRVLTHTLRGLERDGLVQRTVHPTKPPSVDYALTTLGRTLIEPVSTLALWAHHHRPEIERARESFARASE from the coding sequence TTGAAGTCACCAGGTAACGGAAAGATGACCATGAGCTACGAGGACTGCGTCGCGATGCGCGAAATCCTCAGCCTCATCGGCGACAAGTGGAGCGTGATGGTCATCGTCAACCTCTCCGAGGCCGCCGTGCGCTTCAGCGACCTCAAGCGCGCCATCGAGGGCATCTCCCAGCGGGTGCTGACCCACACCCTGCGCGGGCTCGAGCGCGATGGTCTGGTCCAGCGCACCGTCCATCCCACCAAGCCCCCCAGCGTGGACTACGCGCTGACGACGCTGGGACGCACGCTGATAGAGCCCGTCAGCACCCTCGCCCTCTGGGCCCATCACCACCGGCCGGAAATCGAGCGCGCCCGGGAGAGCTTCGCGCGCGCCTCCGAGTAG
- a CDS encoding cell wall anchor protein has product MSLKVFSQGVSRWMVSVSLLALGGCGPKEAEPTSEAVPAVEATRQSLSTVSLRASTTATGKTVSSLTLAKPAGTTVGDVLLARIINRNNVAAVATPPAGWTLLRSDQSASQIKAWIFYKVAEASEPASYVFAIDAANYMAGSLSAFSGAHPTNPIDAQSGQKNGNLATMDTPAITTTSANGLAVWFGSQLWAGATCPTNPLTPPTGFTEAFDECLLSSSTGILFDLAWKELDAPGLQPAFNGVSTLPNTNIAQVVALRAADAPTCTVGDNFAPSWALVGAVSAPRIIEPSGLAASRITPGAIYVHNEDVNDVVAISTTTAGTLGSFTVDGVTPQDWEDVATGPCPTGSCIYMGDIGRNSASLPIPPNTFYVYRIPEPNIGAGQTSGTLTAEQFPFVYPDGAKDAEAIMVHPVTSDIYVITKSGTGLSKVYKMPKPLPAPGVTSTLIFVSNLQLPTQPDDPNYSYTTAAAIHPCAQRFILRTYRRVYEFRAAPGAAFETAFAATPVALTDTVEGQGEAIEYEPNGSGYFTMSESGPPFRLKRVARQ; this is encoded by the coding sequence ATGTCATTGAAGGTCTTCAGTCAGGGTGTTTCGCGGTGGATGGTTTCAGTCTCCCTGCTGGCGCTTGGGGGATGCGGGCCGAAGGAGGCAGAGCCGACCTCGGAGGCTGTTCCCGCGGTGGAGGCCACGCGGCAGTCGCTGTCGACGGTGAGCCTGCGCGCGAGCACGACCGCCACGGGGAAGACGGTGTCGTCGCTGACGCTCGCGAAGCCCGCGGGCACCACCGTGGGCGACGTGTTGCTGGCGCGCATCATCAATCGCAACAACGTCGCGGCGGTGGCGACACCGCCGGCGGGATGGACGCTGCTGCGCTCGGACCAGAGCGCGTCTCAAATCAAGGCGTGGATCTTCTACAAGGTGGCCGAGGCTTCCGAGCCCGCGAGCTATGTGTTCGCGATTGACGCGGCCAACTACATGGCGGGCAGCCTGTCGGCGTTCTCCGGCGCGCACCCGACGAATCCCATCGACGCGCAGAGCGGCCAGAAGAACGGCAACCTGGCCACCATGGACACGCCGGCCATCACCACCACGTCGGCGAACGGGCTGGCGGTGTGGTTCGGCTCGCAGCTCTGGGCGGGCGCGACGTGCCCCACGAATCCGCTGACGCCGCCCACGGGCTTCACGGAGGCCTTCGACGAGTGCCTGTTGTCGTCGAGCACGGGCATCCTCTTCGACCTCGCGTGGAAGGAGCTGGACGCTCCGGGTCTCCAGCCCGCCTTCAACGGTGTCTCCACGCTGCCCAACACCAACATCGCCCAGGTCGTGGCGCTGCGGGCCGCGGATGCTCCCACGTGCACGGTGGGCGATAACTTCGCCCCCTCTTGGGCCCTGGTGGGCGCGGTGTCCGCGCCGCGCATCATCGAGCCGTCGGGGCTCGCCGCCAGCCGCATCACCCCGGGCGCCATCTACGTGCACAACGAGGACGTCAACGACGTCGTCGCCATCAGCACCACCACGGCGGGCACCTTGGGCTCCTTCACGGTGGACGGCGTCACGCCGCAGGACTGGGAGGACGTGGCCACGGGGCCCTGCCCCACGGGCTCGTGCATCTACATGGGGGATATCGGCCGGAACAGCGCAAGCCTGCCCATCCCGCCGAACACGTTCTACGTCTACCGAATCCCCGAGCCGAACATCGGCGCGGGACAGACGAGCGGCACGCTCACCGCCGAGCAGTTCCCCTTCGTGTATCCGGACGGAGCCAAGGACGCCGAGGCCATCATGGTCCATCCCGTCACCTCGGACATCTACGTCATCACCAAGTCCGGCACGGGCTTGAGCAAGGTGTACAAGATGCCCAAGCCGCTGCCTGCTCCGGGTGTCACGTCCACGCTCATCTTCGTGTCCAACCTCCAGTTGCCCACGCAGCCGGACGACCCCAACTACTCGTACACCACGGCCGCGGCCATCCATCCGTGCGCCCAGCGCTTCATCCTGCGCACGTACCGGCGGGTGTATGAGTTCCGCGCGGCGCCGGGCGCGGCCTTCGAGACCGCCTTCGCGGCCACCCCCGTCGCCCTCACGGACACGGTGGAGGGACAGGGCGAGGCCATCGAGTACGAGCCGAACGGCTCGGGCTACTTCACGATGAGCGAGTCGGGGCCGCCCTTCCGGCTCAAGCGCGTCGCCCGTCAGTAG
- a CDS encoding NAD(P)-dependent alcohol dehydrogenase, whose amino-acid sequence MKTWELQRRPGFEALTKTERPSPSVGTHEVKVRVRAVSLNYRDLLVARGAEKNLSSPRVPTSDGAGEVVEVGSSVTRWKVGDRVMANFFPHWVDGELSDTHHASALGGILSDGMLREEVVLPEHAWVRIPQGYSFEEASTLPCAGLTAWQALFEVTSLRPGETVLLQGSGGVSVFALQLAKAAGARVLMTSSSAEKAARLRELGAEEVIDYRADAKWGERAKALTGGRGVDLVVDVGGQATFDQSSAALRYGGTMSLLGVLTGGRGEVSLNAVFYRRQTVHGVYVGSVSMFERFVAALERTGIKPIIDRVFPFDEARAAWEHLASAQHLGKVVVSVP is encoded by the coding sequence ATGAAGACATGGGAACTGCAGCGCAGGCCGGGGTTCGAGGCGCTCACGAAGACCGAGCGCCCATCCCCAAGCGTGGGCACGCACGAGGTGAAGGTGCGCGTCCGGGCGGTGTCGCTCAACTACCGCGACCTGCTCGTCGCCCGAGGGGCCGAGAAGAACCTCTCGTCGCCTCGCGTCCCCACCTCCGACGGCGCCGGTGAGGTGGTGGAGGTGGGCTCGTCCGTCACGCGCTGGAAGGTGGGCGACCGGGTGATGGCCAACTTCTTCCCCCACTGGGTCGACGGTGAGCTGAGCGACACGCACCACGCCAGCGCGCTCGGCGGCATCCTCTCGGACGGAATGCTGCGGGAGGAAGTCGTGCTGCCGGAGCACGCCTGGGTGCGCATTCCCCAGGGGTACTCGTTCGAGGAGGCGTCCACCCTCCCCTGCGCCGGGCTCACCGCATGGCAGGCGCTGTTCGAGGTCACCTCCCTCCGCCCGGGTGAGACGGTGCTGCTGCAGGGCTCGGGGGGCGTGTCCGTGTTCGCGCTTCAACTGGCGAAGGCCGCGGGCGCGCGGGTGCTGATGACCTCGAGCAGCGCGGAGAAGGCGGCGCGGCTGCGCGAGTTGGGAGCCGAGGAGGTCATCGACTACCGCGCCGACGCGAAGTGGGGCGAGCGGGCGAAGGCGCTCACCGGAGGCCGGGGCGTGGACCTGGTGGTCGACGTGGGAGGGCAAGCCACCTTCGACCAGTCCTCGGCGGCGCTGCGCTACGGCGGAACCATGAGCCTGCTCGGGGTCCTCACCGGCGGAAGGGGTGAGGTGAGCCTGAACGCGGTGTTCTACCGGCGGCAGACGGTGCACGGCGTCTACGTGGGCTCCGTCTCCATGTTCGAGCGCTTCGTCGCGGCCCTCGAGCGCACCGGCATCAAACCCATCATCGACCGCGTCTTCCCCTTCGACGAGGCCCGCGCCGCCTGGGAGCACCTGGCGAGCGCGCAGCACCTGGGCAAGGTCGTGGTGAGCGTCCCATGA
- a CDS encoding DoxX family protein — MTTRTVGGGKPSKVLWVGLWSVQGLLSLLFVGTGFWKLFTPIEQLAAMIPWAGQVPGRFLTLTAVVDLSGGLGLLLPSLTGIRPRLTAWAALGCAALQVSAIVFHVSRGEVASTPFNVLLVALSLFVFWGRRSGS; from the coding sequence ATGACGACTCGAACTGTCGGCGGCGGGAAGCCGTCCAAGGTGCTCTGGGTGGGGTTGTGGAGTGTCCAGGGGTTGCTGTCGCTGCTCTTTGTCGGGACGGGGTTCTGGAAGCTCTTCACACCCATTGAGCAGCTCGCCGCGATGATTCCCTGGGCGGGGCAGGTGCCGGGGAGGTTCCTCACCCTGACGGCCGTGGTGGACCTGTCGGGGGGACTCGGGCTTTTGCTGCCCTCGCTCACCGGCATCCGTCCGAGGCTGACCGCCTGGGCGGCCCTGGGCTGCGCGGCGCTCCAGGTCAGCGCCATCGTCTTCCACGTCTCCCGAGGTGAGGTGGCGAGCACTCCCTTCAACGTCCTGCTCGTCGCGCTCTCGCTCTTTGTCTTCTGGGGGCGCCGCTCGGGGAGTTGA